One window of the Bos indicus isolate NIAB-ARS_2022 breed Sahiwal x Tharparkar chromosome 15, NIAB-ARS_B.indTharparkar_mat_pri_1.0, whole genome shotgun sequence genome contains the following:
- the TMEM9B gene encoding transmembrane protein 9B isoform X1: protein MPVRGPDVEAYCLRCECKYEERSSVTIKVTIIIYLSILGLLLLYMVYLTLVEPILKRRLFGHSQLIQSDDDVGDHQPFANAHDVLARSRSRANVLNKVEYAQQRWKLQVQEQRKSVFDRHVVLS from the exons ATGCCTGTGCGGGGTCCTGACGTAGAAGCATACTGTCTACGCTGTGAATGCAAATATGAAGAAAGAAGTTCTGTTACGATCaag GTTACCATTATAATTTATCTCTCCATTTTGGGCCTTCTACTTCTGTACATGGTATATCTTACTCTGGTTGAGCCCATACTGAAGAGACGCCTGTTTGGACACTCACAGTTGATACAGAGCGATGATGATGTTGGG GATCACCAGCCTTTTGCAAATGCCCATGATGTGCTGGCCCGCTCCCGCAGTCGAGCCAACGTACTAAATAAGGTCGAATATGCCCAGCAGCGTTGGAAGCTTCAAGTTCAAGAGCAGCGAAAATCCGTCTTTGACCGTCATGTTGTCCTCAGCTAA